The sequence GATCGCGAAGGTCGGCGCCGAGGGCGTGCACACGGTGATGATCCCCGAGCGGCGCATCGGCTTTGCGGTGAAGGTGGAAGACGGCGCCATCCGCGCCCAGCACGCCGCGGTGGTGGCGATGCTGCAGCAGCTCGACGTGCTCCCCGAACTCCCGCCGGCGCTCGCGCGGTATGCGAGGAAGGCGATAAAGAATACGAGGGGAGAAGTTGTTGGGGAGCTGAGAATGGCTTAGGGGCGGAATGCGACAGAATACGACAGAGTGCGACAGAGTGCGACAGAGTGCGACAGAGGCGCCGCGAGAGATTCGCTGGCGCCTCTGTCGTACGCTGTGCTATTCCGTCGTACTCTGTCGTCTTCTCCTACTTGAACTGTACTTGTAGCAGATACTGTCCCTGCTTCGCCATTCCCATCGGGAACTTCCACTTGGGCGTCAGCTCGTTGAAGCACTTGTCGACGACGGTGCCGGCCTGGGAGGTCCACTGGCTGGTCTGCACGCGGACGACGTCGGAGCCGACGACGCTCATGTGGATGTAGAACGTGGCCGTGCCGGCGAGGTACGGATCGATCTCGCGGCCGTTCTTGAAGCACTGCGGGCTCGCCTGGACGTACTTGAGCAGCGAGTCGCGCATCTGCACGCTCCCCACCTGCACGTTGGGGCCGTAGTTCTTGGCGACTTCGCTCACGCTCTTGGCGCTGCCGAGCACGGAGTCGGCGAAGGCGGCCTGGCGCTTGCGGTACTCCTCGGCCTGCTTGATCTCCCGCTGCTCGGGCGACAGGGCGGCATCGGCGGAATCGCCATCGGGCTTCACCTTGTCACCGCCGCAGGCGGCGGCGGTCAGCAGGGCGATCAGGGATAGCGTCGTCAGTCGATTCATATGCATTGGGTCGGTCAGCTCTGGTGGTGATGATGTATCTTAAGGAGGAGGGGGCGCGAGAGACAGGGTGCGGGGGCCTTCTTCCCCTGATTTCTCGTCTGGCGACCCTGCTGCGTTTACCCGCTACCGGGTGGATTGTTTCGATGACGGATGGCGCCACTCCACCACCTATTCTCACCCTCGACGCGGCGTCGCGCGCGCTGGTCCGCCTGTCGGCGCGCATCGCCGGCGGCTCGGAACTGGACGTGCGCGCGGCGCTGCGGGAGACGATGGATGCGGCGACGCCACCGCTCTGGGTGGAGGAGCTGATTCTGCAGTCATATTTGTTCTGCGGGTTTCCGAGAGCTTTGAATGCGATGAGAGAGTGGAGAAGGGCGTTACGGAACGGGGAGGGGGTAGGGGCTAAGGGACGGGGGACGGGATTGGGGACGGGGGACGAGATTTCGCCACAGTTTCTCGCCGAGGGCGAGGCGACCTGCGCTCGCGTGTACGGCAAGTTCTACGACAAGCTGCGGCACAATATCGTCGCGTTGCATCCGGAGCTCGACCACTGGATGATCGTGGAGGGATACGGCAAGGTGCTGAGCCGGCCGGGGCTCGATCTCGGGCGGCGGGAACTCTGCATCGTCGCGGCGTGCGTGGCGTCGGGGCAGGACAGACAGCTGCATTCGCACTTGCACGGCTCACGGAATGTGAGTGTGCCAGACTCGGTGATAGGCTTCGCCCTGGATGCGCTGGAGGGGGTGGTTGAGGGGGCGAATTTGGAGCGAGCTCGAGGGCTATGGCTGAAGGTGCGGGGGCAGTGAGGGGGGCGGGGTGCGGGGGCTTGGTGAGGGGTGACGGGTATGGTGCGGGGGTGGGAGTGAGGGGGGCGGTCACCACGAAGCCGCGAGGCGAAGCGATGGGTCTCAAAAACACGAATACTTGAGGGGCGCGCGGCGCCCCGAAAATTTCGTGTTTTTGAGACCCATCGCTGAGCCCCGCAAGCGAACGAACGAACGAGCGAACCAGGGAACCGAATGTTCATTGATAGAGTCACGGTCCGAGTCGAAGCCGGCACCGGCGGCAGCGGGTGCACCAGCTTCCGCCGAGAGAAGTTCGTCCCCATGGGCGGGCCCGACGGCGGCGACGGCGGGCGCGGCGGCGATATCATCGTCCGCGGCGACACCAACCTCGGCACCCTCCTCGACTACACCTACCGCGACCACTGGAAAGCCGAGCGCGGCGAGCACGGGATGGGCGCCAACAAGACGGGGCGCTCGGGGAAGGACGAGACGATGCCGGTTCCGGTGGGGACGGTCATCAAGGACGCCGACACGGGCGAAGTGCTGGGCGAAGTGCTCGAGCACGGCCAGGAAATCACCGTCGCCAAGGGCGGGCGCGGCGGCAAGGGGAATGCCTTCTTCGTCACCGCCACCCACCAGTCGCCACGCGAGTGGCAGCCGGGAGAGGAAGGCGTCTGCCGCAACCTGGAGCTCGAACTCAAGCTGATCGCCGACGTGGGGCTCGTGGGCCAGCCGAACGCGGGGAAATCGACCCTGCTGAGCGTGGTCTCGGCCGCCCGCCCGAAGATCGCCGATTATCCGTTCACCACCCTGCAGCCCAACCTGGGCGTGGTGCAGCTGAGCGATCACCGGACGTTCGTGGTGGCCGACATCCCCGGCATCATCGAGGGGGCGCACGAGGGGAAGGGGCTGGGGCTGCAGTTCCTGCGGCACATCGAACGGACGCGGGTTCTCGCCTTCCTGATCCCGATCGACAGCCTCGAGTGGCAAGAGGAGTACGACAAACTTCGGGCAGAGATCATTGCATACTCGCCCGAATTGGCCGCGAAACCGCACTGCGTGGTGTTTACGAAGTTGGATCTCTGGGGCGAGCAGATGACGCCGGAGCTAGAGACGCAGGGGGCGTTCGGGGTCTACTCGATCTCGGCGCCGGGGCGGATGGGGCTCGACGACCTCAAGCGTGCCTGGTGGACGAAGTTGCTGGAACTGAAGCGGGCAGGGTCCGTCTAGCGAGGGGCGGCGCGACTCGGAGGCTCGTCCTCGCGAAATTTTCGGGCCTGCGGCCCTCAAGTATTCGCGACGCCGAGCCCCCGAGCCGCGCCCGAGGGGGACGGGGTTGCCCTCCTCAGCCCACAACATTCTTGGGGGGACGCGTGGCGTTCGCGATCCGCGTACTGACACCGAGCGATGATCGCTGGCCCCGCTCGCTTAGCGATCTCGCCAGGCCGCCGGCGCAGCTGCACTTGATCGGGAACGCCGACCTTCTGGCGGCACCCGCGGGACTGGTCGCGATCGTCGGCACCCGCGCCTCCACACCATATGGGGAACGGGTGGCGGAGGGCCTCGGGTACGCGTTCGCGGCGGCGGGGGTGCCGGTGGTGTCGGGGCTGGCTCGGGGGATCGATGCGGCGGCGCACCGAGGGGCGCTGCGGGGCGGGGGGCGGACGATCGCGGTACTGGGGACGGGGGTGGACGTGCCGTACCCGGCCGGGCACCGCGCCCTCCACGAGGCCATCGCCTCGGCGGGGCTGGTGATCGCCGAACAGGAGCCTGGATCGACGGCCCATCAGGGGTCATTTCCGCTCAGGAATCGCCTAATCGCCGCGCTGGCGCGATTGGTGATCGTGGTTGAGGCGCCGCATAAGTCGGGGGCGATGAACACGGTAGAGCAGGCCCTGGGGCTCGGACGGGCGGTGGCCGCCGTGCCGGGGCCGATCGACAGCCCGCAAAGCGCCGGTTCGAACTGGCTGCTGGGGGCCGGCGGGCAGGTGATCTGCACGGTGGACGACGCCCTCGCCCTGATGGGTGTGCACGCGTCGACCCTCCCGCCGGCTTCCGATCTGGAGCCCATCGAGGCCGACGT comes from Gemmatimonadaceae bacterium and encodes:
- a CDS encoding carboxymuconolactone decarboxylase family protein, with product MTDGATPPPILTLDAASRALVRLSARIAGGSELDVRAALRETMDAATPPLWVEELILQSYLFCGFPRALNAMREWRRALRNGEGVGAKGRGTGLGTGDEISPQFLAEGEATCARVYGKFYDKLRHNIVALHPELDHWMIVEGYGKVLSRPGLDLGRRELCIVAACVASGQDRQLHSHLHGSRNVSVPDSVIGFALDALEGVVEGANLERARGLWLKVRGQ
- the obgE gene encoding GTPase ObgE, yielding MFIDRVTVRVEAGTGGSGCTSFRREKFVPMGGPDGGDGGRGGDIIVRGDTNLGTLLDYTYRDHWKAERGEHGMGANKTGRSGKDETMPVPVGTVIKDADTGEVLGEVLEHGQEITVAKGGRGGKGNAFFVTATHQSPREWQPGEEGVCRNLELELKLIADVGLVGQPNAGKSTLLSVVSAARPKIADYPFTTLQPNLGVVQLSDHRTFVVADIPGIIEGAHEGKGLGLQFLRHIERTRVLAFLIPIDSLEWQEEYDKLRAEIIAYSPELAAKPHCVVFTKLDLWGEQMTPELETQGAFGVYSISAPGRMGLDDLKRAWWTKLLELKRAGSV
- the dprA gene encoding DNA-processing protein DprA, whose product is MAFAIRVLTPSDDRWPRSLSDLARPPAQLHLIGNADLLAAPAGLVAIVGTRASTPYGERVAEGLGYAFAAAGVPVVSGLARGIDAAAHRGALRGGGRTIAVLGTGVDVPYPAGHRALHEAIASAGLVIAEQEPGSTAHQGSFPLRNRLIAALARLVIVVEAPHKSGAMNTVEQALGLGRAVAAVPGPIDSPQSAGSNWLLGAGGQVICTVDDALALMGVHASTLPPASDLEPIEADVLAGVPSGGAYVDEVAINSRLPVRQAGVVLTSLELKGMVWLGSDGRVSRRI